In one window of Falco cherrug isolate bFalChe1 chromosome 10, bFalChe1.pri, whole genome shotgun sequence DNA:
- the PGGHG gene encoding protein-glucosylgalactosylhydroxylysine glucosidase isoform X3, whose amino-acid sequence MADGKEDPAVFTSASLPSDPRLLATVTNAYLGTRVYRDILHVNGVYNGAVGDTHRADVPSPLNVRMVVPAADSPAETFALDTRTGTFSHVLQSTDYAATQQIYAHHSLIHLMAFSITIQRSAHVTRPITVQLQTPFVTKSQDLDLSQGPDFQGAHYVYGKTLVPEVEGGPRPTVHMLWTPVPQALTLHGEEREQSWEFLTAVAESEEEVKKSYSEGLALIAAGSLHSSHAQAWATLWQGCCIDLDGPLPLRQALYGCLYYLLSAIPPRGSPGFLFHGISPGGLSNGTQGEDYWGHVFWDQDTWMFPNILLFYPEAARAILEYRIRTLEGALHNAQEQGYKGAKFPWESAATGREVCPEDIYGAQEIHVTGDVLMAFEQYYCTTQDQKLFREDGGWKLVGAVAQYWCSRMEWSKEEQCYHIKGVMPPDEYHHQVDNSAYTNAVAQRSLNFAADVARDFLIPVPEEWVDCAQKVKVPFDAEKKYHPEYDGYSPGEPVKQADVVLLGFPLMHPMSSEVRRNDLEMYEPVTELDGPAMTWSMFAVGWLELKEVQRAQSQLNKCFSNITEPFKIWVENSDGSGAVNFLTGMGGFLQAVLFGYTGFSNVVLLMKKSRNLQHPEYPAKLPAGNDKQER is encoded by the exons ATGGCCGATGGCAAGGAGGACCCCGCTGTGTTCACCTCTGCCTCTCTGCCCTCGGACCCACGGCTGCTGGCGACGGTGACCAACGCTTACCTGGGCACCCGCGTGTACCGGGACATCCTCCACGTCAACGGCGTGTACAACGGGGCGGTGGGAGACACGCACCGTGCTGACGTCCCCAGCCCCCTCAATGTCAGGATGGTGGTGCCTGCTGCGGACAGCCCGGCAGAGACCTTCGCCTTGGACACCCGGACGG GAACCTTCAGCCACGTGCTTCAGTCAACAGACTATGCAGCCACCCAACAGATCTACGCTCACCATTCCCTCATCCACTTGATGGCCTTCAGCATCACCATCCAGCGATCAGCTCACGTCACCCGACCCATCACGGTCCAGCTCCAGACTCCTTTTGTGACAAAGAGCCAGGACCTGGACCTGAGCCAAGGACCAGACTTCCAGGGAGCACA CTACGTCTACGGGAAGACGCTGGTTCCTGAGGTGGAGGGGGGACCTCGTCCCACAGTTCACATGCTCTGGACACCGGTGCCGCAAGCCTTGACGTTGCATGGGGAGGAGCGGGAGCAATCCTGGGAGTTCCTGACGGCCGTGGCTGAGAGCGAAGAGGAGGTGAAGAAGAGCTACAGTGAAGGGCTGGCCCTTAtcgctgctggctccctgcacTCCTCCCATGCCCAGGCATGGGCCACGCTGTGGCAAGGCTGCTGCATCGACCTGGACGGACCTCTGCCTTTGAGGCAGGCCCTCTATGGCTGTCTCTACTACCTGCTGAGTGCCATCCCACCCCGTGGGAGCCCGGGATTCCTCTTCCATGGCATCAGCCCTGGCGGCTTGTCCAACGGCACTCAGGGCGAGGACTACTGGGGCCATGTCTTCTGGGACCAG GACACCTGGATGTTCCCGaacattttgctgttttatccTGAAGCTGCCCGAGCCATCCTGGAGTACCGGATTCGCACGCTGGAAGGAGCCTTACACAACGCGCAGGAGCAAGGCTACAAG GGTGCTAAGTTCCCTTGGGAGAGTGCAGCCACTGGCCGGGAAGTCTGTCCTGAGGACATCTATGGAGCCCAAGAAATCCATGTCACTGGGGATGTTTTGATGGCCTTTGAGCAGTATTACTGCACCACGCAG GACCAGAAGCTGTTCAGGGAGGACGGAGGCTGGAAGCTGGTGGGTGCTGTGGCTCAGTACTGGTGCAGCAGGATGGAGTGGAGCAAGGAGGAGCAGTGCTACCACATCAAAG gtGTCATGCCCCCGGATGAGTACCATCACCAGGTTGATAACTCTGCGTACACCAACGCTGTGGCACAGCGGAG cttaAACTTTGCAGCTGATGTTGCTCGGGACTTCTTGATCCCTGTGCCAGAGGAGTGGGTGGACTGTGCCCAGAAAGTCAAAGTGCCCTTTGATGCGGAGAAGAAATATCATCCCGAGTACGACGGTTACAGCCCAG gTGAGCCTGTGAAACAAGCTGACGTTGTCTTGCTTGGGTTCCCGCTGATGCACCCCATGAGCTCTGAAGTCCGGAGAAATGACCTGGAGATGTATGAGCCCGTCACTGAGCTGGATGGGCCAGCCATGACCTGG AGCATGTTTGCGGTGGGCTGGCTGGAGCTGAAGGAGGTCCAGAGAGCCCAGAGCCAACTGAACAAGTGTTTCAGCAACATCACGGAGCCCTTCAAG ATCTGGGTGGAGAACTCAGACGGGTCGGGAGCTGTGAACTTCTTGACAGGGATGGGTGGATTCCTGCAAGCTGTCCTCTTTGGCTACACAGGGTTCAG CAATGTGGTTTTACTCATGAAAAAGTCAAGGAACTTGCAGCATCCAGAATATCCTGCCAAGCTCCCAGCAGGCAATGACAAACAGGAGCGTTAA
- the PGGHG gene encoding protein-glucosylgalactosylhydroxylysine glucosidase isoform X7 — MADGKEDPAVFTSASLPSDPRLLATVTNAYLGTRVYRDILHVNGVYNGAVGDTHRADVPSPLNVRMVVPAADSPAETFALDTRTGTFSHVLQSTDYAATQQIYAHHSLIHLMAFSITIQRSAHVTRPITVQLQTPFVTKSQDLDLSQGPDFQGAHYVYGKTLVPEVEGGPRPTVHMLWTPVPQALTLHGEEREQSWEFLTAVAESEEEVKKSYSEGLALIAAGSLHSSHAQAWATLWQGCCIDLDGPLPLRQALYGCLYYLLSAIPPRGSPGFLFHGISPGGLSNGTQGEDYWGHVFWDQDTWMFPNILLFYPEAARAILEYRIRTLEGALHNAQEQGYKGAKFPWESAATGREVCPEDIYGAQEIHVTGDVLMAFEQYYCTTQDQKLFREDGGWKLVGAVAQYWCSRMEWSKEEQCYHIKGVMPPDEYHHQVDNSAYTNAVAQRSLNFAADVARDFLIPVPEEWVDCAQKVKVPFDAEKKYHPEYDGYSPGEPVKQADVVLLGFPLMHPMSSEVRRNDLEMYEPVTELDGPAMTWSMFAVGWLELKEVQRAQSQLNKCFSNITEPFKDHPLQPPLQPCLS, encoded by the exons ATGGCCGATGGCAAGGAGGACCCCGCTGTGTTCACCTCTGCCTCTCTGCCCTCGGACCCACGGCTGCTGGCGACGGTGACCAACGCTTACCTGGGCACCCGCGTGTACCGGGACATCCTCCACGTCAACGGCGTGTACAACGGGGCGGTGGGAGACACGCACCGTGCTGACGTCCCCAGCCCCCTCAATGTCAGGATGGTGGTGCCTGCTGCGGACAGCCCGGCAGAGACCTTCGCCTTGGACACCCGGACGG GAACCTTCAGCCACGTGCTTCAGTCAACAGACTATGCAGCCACCCAACAGATCTACGCTCACCATTCCCTCATCCACTTGATGGCCTTCAGCATCACCATCCAGCGATCAGCTCACGTCACCCGACCCATCACGGTCCAGCTCCAGACTCCTTTTGTGACAAAGAGCCAGGACCTGGACCTGAGCCAAGGACCAGACTTCCAGGGAGCACA CTACGTCTACGGGAAGACGCTGGTTCCTGAGGTGGAGGGGGGACCTCGTCCCACAGTTCACATGCTCTGGACACCGGTGCCGCAAGCCTTGACGTTGCATGGGGAGGAGCGGGAGCAATCCTGGGAGTTCCTGACGGCCGTGGCTGAGAGCGAAGAGGAGGTGAAGAAGAGCTACAGTGAAGGGCTGGCCCTTAtcgctgctggctccctgcacTCCTCCCATGCCCAGGCATGGGCCACGCTGTGGCAAGGCTGCTGCATCGACCTGGACGGACCTCTGCCTTTGAGGCAGGCCCTCTATGGCTGTCTCTACTACCTGCTGAGTGCCATCCCACCCCGTGGGAGCCCGGGATTCCTCTTCCATGGCATCAGCCCTGGCGGCTTGTCCAACGGCACTCAGGGCGAGGACTACTGGGGCCATGTCTTCTGGGACCAG GACACCTGGATGTTCCCGaacattttgctgttttatccTGAAGCTGCCCGAGCCATCCTGGAGTACCGGATTCGCACGCTGGAAGGAGCCTTACACAACGCGCAGGAGCAAGGCTACAAG GGTGCTAAGTTCCCTTGGGAGAGTGCAGCCACTGGCCGGGAAGTCTGTCCTGAGGACATCTATGGAGCCCAAGAAATCCATGTCACTGGGGATGTTTTGATGGCCTTTGAGCAGTATTACTGCACCACGCAG GACCAGAAGCTGTTCAGGGAGGACGGAGGCTGGAAGCTGGTGGGTGCTGTGGCTCAGTACTGGTGCAGCAGGATGGAGTGGAGCAAGGAGGAGCAGTGCTACCACATCAAAG gtGTCATGCCCCCGGATGAGTACCATCACCAGGTTGATAACTCTGCGTACACCAACGCTGTGGCACAGCGGAG cttaAACTTTGCAGCTGATGTTGCTCGGGACTTCTTGATCCCTGTGCCAGAGGAGTGGGTGGACTGTGCCCAGAAAGTCAAAGTGCCCTTTGATGCGGAGAAGAAATATCATCCCGAGTACGACGGTTACAGCCCAG gTGAGCCTGTGAAACAAGCTGACGTTGTCTTGCTTGGGTTCCCGCTGATGCACCCCATGAGCTCTGAAGTCCGGAGAAATGACCTGGAGATGTATGAGCCCGTCACTGAGCTGGATGGGCCAGCCATGACCTGG AGCATGTTTGCGGTGGGCTGGCTGGAGCTGAAGGAGGTCCAGAGAGCCCAGAGCCAACTGAACAAGTGTTTCAGCAACATCACGGAGCCCTTCAAG GATCACCCGCTCCAGCCTCCGCTTCAACCCTGCCTTTCCTGA
- the PGGHG gene encoding protein-glucosylgalactosylhydroxylysine glucosidase isoform X1 codes for MADGKEDPAVFTSASLPSDPRLLATVTNAYLGTRVYRDILHVNGVYNGAVGDTHRADVPSPLNVRMVVPAADSPAETFALDTRTGTFSHVLQSTDYAATQQIYAHHSLIHLMAFSITIQRSAHVTRPITVQLQTPFVTKSQDLDLSQGPDFQGAHYVYGKTLVPEVEGGPRPTVHMLWTPVPQALTLHGEEREQSWEFLTAVAESEEEVKKSYSEGLALIAAGSLHSSHAQAWATLWQGCCIDLDGPLPLRQALYGCLYYLLSAIPPRGSPGFLFHGISPGGLSNGTQGEDYWGHVFWDQDTWMFPNILLFYPEAARAILEYRIRTLEGALHNAQEQGYKGAKFPWESAATGREVCPEDIYGAQEIHVTGDVLMAFEQYYCTTQDQKLFREDGGWKLVGAVAQYWCSRMEWSKEEQCYHIKGVMPPDEYHHQVDNSAYTNAVAQRSLNFAADVARDFLIPVPEEWVDCAQKVKVPFDAEKKYHPEYDGYSPGEPVKQADVVLLGFPLMHPMSSEVRRNDLEMYEPVTELDGPAMTWSMFAVGWLELKEVQRAQSQLNKCFSNITEPFKIWVENSDGSGAVNFLTGMGGFLQAVLFGYTGFRITRSSLRFNPAFPDDINKLKVTGVSYFGNKLKFIITKEVIRIKVTEYAREPPAPPLEAVLEESGQRFPLWEGQSVSFPTAAGWIQRSSTETF; via the exons ATGGCCGATGGCAAGGAGGACCCCGCTGTGTTCACCTCTGCCTCTCTGCCCTCGGACCCACGGCTGCTGGCGACGGTGACCAACGCTTACCTGGGCACCCGCGTGTACCGGGACATCCTCCACGTCAACGGCGTGTACAACGGGGCGGTGGGAGACACGCACCGTGCTGACGTCCCCAGCCCCCTCAATGTCAGGATGGTGGTGCCTGCTGCGGACAGCCCGGCAGAGACCTTCGCCTTGGACACCCGGACGG GAACCTTCAGCCACGTGCTTCAGTCAACAGACTATGCAGCCACCCAACAGATCTACGCTCACCATTCCCTCATCCACTTGATGGCCTTCAGCATCACCATCCAGCGATCAGCTCACGTCACCCGACCCATCACGGTCCAGCTCCAGACTCCTTTTGTGACAAAGAGCCAGGACCTGGACCTGAGCCAAGGACCAGACTTCCAGGGAGCACA CTACGTCTACGGGAAGACGCTGGTTCCTGAGGTGGAGGGGGGACCTCGTCCCACAGTTCACATGCTCTGGACACCGGTGCCGCAAGCCTTGACGTTGCATGGGGAGGAGCGGGAGCAATCCTGGGAGTTCCTGACGGCCGTGGCTGAGAGCGAAGAGGAGGTGAAGAAGAGCTACAGTGAAGGGCTGGCCCTTAtcgctgctggctccctgcacTCCTCCCATGCCCAGGCATGGGCCACGCTGTGGCAAGGCTGCTGCATCGACCTGGACGGACCTCTGCCTTTGAGGCAGGCCCTCTATGGCTGTCTCTACTACCTGCTGAGTGCCATCCCACCCCGTGGGAGCCCGGGATTCCTCTTCCATGGCATCAGCCCTGGCGGCTTGTCCAACGGCACTCAGGGCGAGGACTACTGGGGCCATGTCTTCTGGGACCAG GACACCTGGATGTTCCCGaacattttgctgttttatccTGAAGCTGCCCGAGCCATCCTGGAGTACCGGATTCGCACGCTGGAAGGAGCCTTACACAACGCGCAGGAGCAAGGCTACAAG GGTGCTAAGTTCCCTTGGGAGAGTGCAGCCACTGGCCGGGAAGTCTGTCCTGAGGACATCTATGGAGCCCAAGAAATCCATGTCACTGGGGATGTTTTGATGGCCTTTGAGCAGTATTACTGCACCACGCAG GACCAGAAGCTGTTCAGGGAGGACGGAGGCTGGAAGCTGGTGGGTGCTGTGGCTCAGTACTGGTGCAGCAGGATGGAGTGGAGCAAGGAGGAGCAGTGCTACCACATCAAAG gtGTCATGCCCCCGGATGAGTACCATCACCAGGTTGATAACTCTGCGTACACCAACGCTGTGGCACAGCGGAG cttaAACTTTGCAGCTGATGTTGCTCGGGACTTCTTGATCCCTGTGCCAGAGGAGTGGGTGGACTGTGCCCAGAAAGTCAAAGTGCCCTTTGATGCGGAGAAGAAATATCATCCCGAGTACGACGGTTACAGCCCAG gTGAGCCTGTGAAACAAGCTGACGTTGTCTTGCTTGGGTTCCCGCTGATGCACCCCATGAGCTCTGAAGTCCGGAGAAATGACCTGGAGATGTATGAGCCCGTCACTGAGCTGGATGGGCCAGCCATGACCTGG AGCATGTTTGCGGTGGGCTGGCTGGAGCTGAAGGAGGTCCAGAGAGCCCAGAGCCAACTGAACAAGTGTTTCAGCAACATCACGGAGCCCTTCAAG ATCTGGGTGGAGAACTCAGACGGGTCGGGAGCTGTGAACTTCTTGACAGGGATGGGTGGATTCCTGCAAGCTGTCCTCTTTGGCTACACAGGGTTCAG GATCACCCGCTCCAGCCTCCGCTTCAACCCTGCCTTTCCTGATGACATCAACAAGTTGAAAGTCACTGGTGTCTCCTACTTTGGCAATAAACTGAAGTTCATCATCACCAAAGAAGTGATCAGGATCAAAGTGACTGAGTACGCCCGGGAGCCTCCAGCACCTCCCCTGgaagctgtgctggaggagtcAGGGCAGCGGTTTCCCCTGTGGGAAG GACAGAGCGTCTCCTTCCCCACGGCGGCTGGCTGGATTCAGAGGTCATCCACCGAGACATTTTAA
- the PGGHG gene encoding protein-glucosylgalactosylhydroxylysine glucosidase isoform X5, with protein sequence MADGKEDPAVFTSASLPSDPRLLATVTNAYLGTRVYRDILHVNGVYNGAVGDTHRADVPSPLNVRMVVPAADSPAETFALDTRTGTFSHVLQSTDYAATQQIYAHHSLIHLMAFSITIQRSAHVTRPITVQLQTPFVTKSQDLDLSQGPDFQGAHYVYGKTLVPEVEGGPRPTVHMLWTPVPQALTLHGEEREQSWEFLTAVAESEEEVKKSYSEGLALIAAGSLHSSHAQAWATLWQGCCIDLDGPLPLRQALYGCLYYLLSAIPPRGSPGFLFHGISPGGLSNGTQGEDYWGHVFWDQDTWMFPNILLFYPEAARAILEYRIRTLEGALHNAQEQGYKGAKFPWESAATGREVCPEDIYGAQEIHVTGDVLMAFEQYYCTTQDQKLFREDGGWKLVGAVAQYWCSRMEWSKEEQCYHIKGVMPPDEYHHQVDNSAYTNAVAQRSLNFAADVARDFLIPVPEEWVDCAQKVKVPFDAEKKYHPEYDGYSPGEPVKQADVVLLGFPLMHPMSSEVRRNDLEMYEPVTELDGPAMTWSMFAVGWLELKEVQRAQSQLNKCFSNITEPFKIWVENSDGSGAVNFLTGMGGFLQAVLFGYTGFRYRMTLAEWIRI encoded by the exons ATGGCCGATGGCAAGGAGGACCCCGCTGTGTTCACCTCTGCCTCTCTGCCCTCGGACCCACGGCTGCTGGCGACGGTGACCAACGCTTACCTGGGCACCCGCGTGTACCGGGACATCCTCCACGTCAACGGCGTGTACAACGGGGCGGTGGGAGACACGCACCGTGCTGACGTCCCCAGCCCCCTCAATGTCAGGATGGTGGTGCCTGCTGCGGACAGCCCGGCAGAGACCTTCGCCTTGGACACCCGGACGG GAACCTTCAGCCACGTGCTTCAGTCAACAGACTATGCAGCCACCCAACAGATCTACGCTCACCATTCCCTCATCCACTTGATGGCCTTCAGCATCACCATCCAGCGATCAGCTCACGTCACCCGACCCATCACGGTCCAGCTCCAGACTCCTTTTGTGACAAAGAGCCAGGACCTGGACCTGAGCCAAGGACCAGACTTCCAGGGAGCACA CTACGTCTACGGGAAGACGCTGGTTCCTGAGGTGGAGGGGGGACCTCGTCCCACAGTTCACATGCTCTGGACACCGGTGCCGCAAGCCTTGACGTTGCATGGGGAGGAGCGGGAGCAATCCTGGGAGTTCCTGACGGCCGTGGCTGAGAGCGAAGAGGAGGTGAAGAAGAGCTACAGTGAAGGGCTGGCCCTTAtcgctgctggctccctgcacTCCTCCCATGCCCAGGCATGGGCCACGCTGTGGCAAGGCTGCTGCATCGACCTGGACGGACCTCTGCCTTTGAGGCAGGCCCTCTATGGCTGTCTCTACTACCTGCTGAGTGCCATCCCACCCCGTGGGAGCCCGGGATTCCTCTTCCATGGCATCAGCCCTGGCGGCTTGTCCAACGGCACTCAGGGCGAGGACTACTGGGGCCATGTCTTCTGGGACCAG GACACCTGGATGTTCCCGaacattttgctgttttatccTGAAGCTGCCCGAGCCATCCTGGAGTACCGGATTCGCACGCTGGAAGGAGCCTTACACAACGCGCAGGAGCAAGGCTACAAG GGTGCTAAGTTCCCTTGGGAGAGTGCAGCCACTGGCCGGGAAGTCTGTCCTGAGGACATCTATGGAGCCCAAGAAATCCATGTCACTGGGGATGTTTTGATGGCCTTTGAGCAGTATTACTGCACCACGCAG GACCAGAAGCTGTTCAGGGAGGACGGAGGCTGGAAGCTGGTGGGTGCTGTGGCTCAGTACTGGTGCAGCAGGATGGAGTGGAGCAAGGAGGAGCAGTGCTACCACATCAAAG gtGTCATGCCCCCGGATGAGTACCATCACCAGGTTGATAACTCTGCGTACACCAACGCTGTGGCACAGCGGAG cttaAACTTTGCAGCTGATGTTGCTCGGGACTTCTTGATCCCTGTGCCAGAGGAGTGGGTGGACTGTGCCCAGAAAGTCAAAGTGCCCTTTGATGCGGAGAAGAAATATCATCCCGAGTACGACGGTTACAGCCCAG gTGAGCCTGTGAAACAAGCTGACGTTGTCTTGCTTGGGTTCCCGCTGATGCACCCCATGAGCTCTGAAGTCCGGAGAAATGACCTGGAGATGTATGAGCCCGTCACTGAGCTGGATGGGCCAGCCATGACCTGG AGCATGTTTGCGGTGGGCTGGCTGGAGCTGAAGGAGGTCCAGAGAGCCCAGAGCCAACTGAACAAGTGTTTCAGCAACATCACGGAGCCCTTCAAG ATCTGGGTGGAGAACTCAGACGGGTCGGGAGCTGTGAACTTCTTGACAGGGATGGGTGGATTCCTGCAAGCTGTCCTCTTTGGCTACACAGGGTTCAG ATATAGGATGACCCTAGCTGAATGGATCCGTATTTAG
- the PGGHG gene encoding protein-glucosylgalactosylhydroxylysine glucosidase isoform X4: protein MADGKEDPAVFTSASLPSDPRLLATVTNAYLGTRVYRDILHVNGVYNGAVGDTHRADVPSPLNVRMVVPAADSPAETFALDTRTGTFSHVLQSTDYAATQQIYAHHSLIHLMAFSITIQRSAHVTRPITVQLQTPFVTKSQDLDLSQGPDFQGAHYVYGKTLVPEVEGGPRPTVHMLWTPVPQALTLHGEEREQSWEFLTAVAESEEEVKKSYSEGLALIAAGSLHSSHAQAWATLWQGCCIDLDGPLPLRQALYGCLYYLLSAIPPRGSPGFLFHGISPGGLSNGTQGEDYWGHVFWDQDTWMFPNILLFYPEAARAILEYRIRTLEGALHNAQEQGYKGAKFPWESAATGREVCPEDIYGAQEIHVTGDVLMAFEQYYCTTQDQKLFREDGGWKLVGAVAQYWCSRMEWSKEEQCYHIKGVMPPDEYHHQVDNSAYTNAVAQRSLNFAADVARDFLIPVPEEWVDCAQKVKVPFDAEKKYHPEYDGYSPGEPVKQADVVLLGFPLMHPMSSEVRRNDLEMYEPVTELDGPAMTWSMFAVGWLELKEVQRAQSQLNKCFSNITEPFKIWVENSDGSGAVNFLTGMGGFLQAVLFGYTGFSCVSVKAIGFKRQHGKASAGLSGTG from the exons ATGGCCGATGGCAAGGAGGACCCCGCTGTGTTCACCTCTGCCTCTCTGCCCTCGGACCCACGGCTGCTGGCGACGGTGACCAACGCTTACCTGGGCACCCGCGTGTACCGGGACATCCTCCACGTCAACGGCGTGTACAACGGGGCGGTGGGAGACACGCACCGTGCTGACGTCCCCAGCCCCCTCAATGTCAGGATGGTGGTGCCTGCTGCGGACAGCCCGGCAGAGACCTTCGCCTTGGACACCCGGACGG GAACCTTCAGCCACGTGCTTCAGTCAACAGACTATGCAGCCACCCAACAGATCTACGCTCACCATTCCCTCATCCACTTGATGGCCTTCAGCATCACCATCCAGCGATCAGCTCACGTCACCCGACCCATCACGGTCCAGCTCCAGACTCCTTTTGTGACAAAGAGCCAGGACCTGGACCTGAGCCAAGGACCAGACTTCCAGGGAGCACA CTACGTCTACGGGAAGACGCTGGTTCCTGAGGTGGAGGGGGGACCTCGTCCCACAGTTCACATGCTCTGGACACCGGTGCCGCAAGCCTTGACGTTGCATGGGGAGGAGCGGGAGCAATCCTGGGAGTTCCTGACGGCCGTGGCTGAGAGCGAAGAGGAGGTGAAGAAGAGCTACAGTGAAGGGCTGGCCCTTAtcgctgctggctccctgcacTCCTCCCATGCCCAGGCATGGGCCACGCTGTGGCAAGGCTGCTGCATCGACCTGGACGGACCTCTGCCTTTGAGGCAGGCCCTCTATGGCTGTCTCTACTACCTGCTGAGTGCCATCCCACCCCGTGGGAGCCCGGGATTCCTCTTCCATGGCATCAGCCCTGGCGGCTTGTCCAACGGCACTCAGGGCGAGGACTACTGGGGCCATGTCTTCTGGGACCAG GACACCTGGATGTTCCCGaacattttgctgttttatccTGAAGCTGCCCGAGCCATCCTGGAGTACCGGATTCGCACGCTGGAAGGAGCCTTACACAACGCGCAGGAGCAAGGCTACAAG GGTGCTAAGTTCCCTTGGGAGAGTGCAGCCACTGGCCGGGAAGTCTGTCCTGAGGACATCTATGGAGCCCAAGAAATCCATGTCACTGGGGATGTTTTGATGGCCTTTGAGCAGTATTACTGCACCACGCAG GACCAGAAGCTGTTCAGGGAGGACGGAGGCTGGAAGCTGGTGGGTGCTGTGGCTCAGTACTGGTGCAGCAGGATGGAGTGGAGCAAGGAGGAGCAGTGCTACCACATCAAAG gtGTCATGCCCCCGGATGAGTACCATCACCAGGTTGATAACTCTGCGTACACCAACGCTGTGGCACAGCGGAG cttaAACTTTGCAGCTGATGTTGCTCGGGACTTCTTGATCCCTGTGCCAGAGGAGTGGGTGGACTGTGCCCAGAAAGTCAAAGTGCCCTTTGATGCGGAGAAGAAATATCATCCCGAGTACGACGGTTACAGCCCAG gTGAGCCTGTGAAACAAGCTGACGTTGTCTTGCTTGGGTTCCCGCTGATGCACCCCATGAGCTCTGAAGTCCGGAGAAATGACCTGGAGATGTATGAGCCCGTCACTGAGCTGGATGGGCCAGCCATGACCTGG AGCATGTTTGCGGTGGGCTGGCTGGAGCTGAAGGAGGTCCAGAGAGCCCAGAGCCAACTGAACAAGTGTTTCAGCAACATCACGGAGCCCTTCAAG ATCTGGGTGGAGAACTCAGACGGGTCGGGAGCTGTGAACTTCTTGACAGGGATGGGTGGATTCCTGCAAGCTGTCCTCTTTGGCTACACAGGGTTCAG ctgcGTCAGTGTTAAAGCCATTGGCTTCAAAAGGCAGCATGGCAAGGCCAGTGCCGGTCTCTCCGGCACTGGCTGA